One genomic segment of Sanyastnella coralliicola includes these proteins:
- a CDS encoding GNAT family N-acetyltransferase — MKWISKHWNELSKEELYDFTVLRIGIFVVEQDCPYPEFDGKDQRSIHLWCLDSQDAVVAYLRIVEPGVSYEEVSIGRVAVHERYRGSGIGRELMERGMTEIERLFGKVPIRLSAQEYLRSFYKSLGYTPVGDGYLEDGIPHIEMLYTP; from the coding sequence GTGAAGTGGATCTCAAAACATTGGAACGAACTTTCGAAAGAAGAACTCTACGACTTTACCGTGCTGCGCATTGGAATCTTCGTGGTCGAACAAGATTGTCCCTATCCAGAATTTGATGGTAAAGATCAGCGATCAATACACTTGTGGTGCCTTGACAGCCAAGATGCCGTTGTAGCCTACTTGCGCATTGTAGAGCCTGGTGTGAGCTATGAAGAAGTATCTATTGGTCGTGTTGCTGTTCATGAACGCTATCGCGGAAGCGGCATTGGTCGTGAATTGATGGAGCGAGGCATGACGGAGATCGAGCGTCTATTCGGAAAAGTACCCATCAGACTGAGCGCACAGGAGTATTTAAGAAGCTTCTACAAGAGTTTAGGCTACACTCCAGTTGGCGATGGCTACCTAGAAGATGGGATTCCACACATTGAAATGCTATACACCCCATGA
- a CDS encoding T9SS type A sorting domain-containing protein, whose translation MYKSILAVVAIAISATVSAQQYQQVYSTESVDFLVDALQLDDNGMVMVGFSNGAGQGGNDAVIIRTSVYGEILWSQSLGGGASDSFKKITQLPNGNLLIAGTTQSVSETGLPDGFLCEMDLDGQVIWTTVLGEASDEQIRDIKVTEDEEIVITGLTSSFNDQGNYDIFVSKLDITGNLLWNKVYGSQQYEVPLGIEVSPEGKIFVWGHTSDDTNNYSAILLKIGGETGELDWTRSFNLAENELAWDIVMTPEGDLLVSGDTNSQGAGLNDIYVIRLNQDGVIQWAKTYGSFSHDHGTNIEYIKNDLFAVVGASSSFGQGGLDFSVLWINDDGVLKYTSAYGGDNKEVAHGVAKTSDDGLAIVGESRSFGQGFYSGLLVKVNQDGRCMCNNAFSSEFEVSNIEFETGSPELQLRGEEMESLSSDFLVSMQNVIGSEVICSDSPLESAPVGSPSHDIGAEIYQRLSLFPNPTAGQVTASLKTIKGTVSHLEVYNLEGKLVYRKDVPGTNATHQISIPDLSTGIFLVRLTTGTKIETKRLIVE comes from the coding sequence ATGTATAAATCAATTCTAGCTGTGGTAGCCATAGCAATATCTGCCACAGTCTCCGCTCAACAGTATCAGCAAGTGTATTCAACAGAAAGTGTTGACTTTCTAGTAGACGCTTTGCAATTAGACGACAACGGCATGGTCATGGTCGGTTTCAGTAATGGAGCAGGTCAAGGTGGCAATGACGCTGTTATCATTCGTACCAGTGTGTATGGCGAAATTCTATGGTCACAATCCCTCGGTGGAGGTGCCAGTGATTCATTCAAGAAGATCACCCAACTCCCGAATGGCAACCTGCTCATTGCAGGAACTACTCAATCGGTTTCGGAAACCGGGCTTCCAGATGGATTCTTATGTGAAATGGACCTCGACGGACAGGTCATATGGACCACAGTGCTTGGTGAAGCTTCCGATGAACAAATTCGCGACATTAAAGTCACCGAAGACGAAGAGATTGTCATTACCGGCTTAACGAGTTCATTCAATGATCAAGGGAACTACGACATCTTCGTATCAAAACTTGATATCACCGGAAACCTTCTGTGGAACAAAGTTTATGGATCGCAGCAGTACGAGGTTCCATTAGGAATTGAAGTCAGTCCAGAAGGTAAAATCTTCGTGTGGGGGCATACCTCAGATGACACCAACAATTACAGTGCGATTCTATTGAAAATTGGCGGTGAAACCGGAGAATTAGACTGGACAAGATCATTCAACCTTGCTGAAAATGAACTCGCATGGGATATTGTCATGACCCCTGAAGGCGACTTGCTCGTCAGTGGTGATACGAATAGTCAAGGTGCTGGTTTGAACGACATTTATGTGATCAGATTAAATCAAGATGGGGTTATCCAATGGGCAAAAACTTATGGCTCTTTCTCTCATGATCATGGAACAAACATCGAATACATCAAAAACGATCTATTTGCCGTAGTAGGTGCTTCCTCTAGCTTTGGTCAGGGAGGACTAGACTTTTCTGTTCTCTGGATTAATGATGATGGAGTACTCAAGTACACCTCCGCTTACGGTGGTGACAATAAAGAAGTAGCCCATGGTGTGGCAAAAACTTCAGATGATGGACTTGCCATTGTCGGGGAGTCACGCAGCTTTGGACAAGGCTTCTACAGTGGTCTTTTGGTCAAAGTCAATCAAGACGGTCGTTGCATGTGCAACAACGCTTTTTCATCAGAATTTGAAGTATCGAATATAGAATTTGAAACAGGAAGTCCAGAGCTCCAGTTGAGAGGAGAGGAAATGGAGAGTCTGAGCTCTGACTTTCTTGTTTCGATGCAAAATGTGATCGGATCAGAAGTGATCTGTAGCGATTCTCCACTTGAGTCAGCTCCAGTAGGATCTCCATCGCACGACATTGGCGCGGAGATTTACCAAAGACTATCTCTGTTCCCGAACCCAACCGCAGGACAAGTAACAGCAAGCCTTAAAACAATCAAGGGTACAGTTTCGCACTTAGAAGTCTACAACTTAGAAGGAAAACTCGTTTATCGGAAGGATGTACCCGGTACCAACGCCACCCATCAAATCAGCATCCCTGATTTGAGTACCGGAATTTTCTTAGTCCGCCTCACCACAGGCACCAAGATCGAAACTAAACGATTGATAGTTGAATAA
- a CDS encoding O-antigen ligase family protein, with translation MKENDHSKTRKIHAWLTLAIAAMLPISKRLIPPLVILWVIASFFLFIKQHARNGWQALLAMALYYVCNAVWLFSSEDQASASFALEVKASLFVFPMTWMFLPQVNLRQRLNILLALVWGCISFVVISLVRAVYMYIQTQDAGAFYYADLAWFFHPTYLATYEAMGLVVLGRMQMKKIFALGKPWIHHLAGAVLMVHIGLLSSRAGYLCALLALLLVALQEFRRRRTKIGLVYIISGMGLLALTIMLTPGSQKRIQEVASSQEQLEQAFNEPGEETQVKAKSSSGGRLVAWRSSVEIMLNKPLGVGTGDVTTELMKLYERDGEDYALRKRLNPHNQFLQAGVAFGWTGFLILCAVFFFGFRLALQRRDFLFLSFLLILGLNMLFESFLEVQSGVVFVAFFYGFFVKSPVKEKSSKAKEDHRDDDPPLTV, from the coding sequence TTGAAAGAGAACGATCACTCCAAAACCCGAAAGATCCATGCTTGGTTGACATTGGCCATTGCTGCCATGTTGCCCATTAGCAAGCGATTGATACCACCGTTGGTTATCCTGTGGGTGATTGCGAGTTTCTTTCTTTTCATAAAACAACACGCAAGAAACGGTTGGCAGGCGCTCCTTGCCATGGCGCTCTATTACGTTTGCAATGCGGTATGGCTCTTTTCAAGTGAAGACCAAGCCTCCGCGAGTTTTGCGCTAGAAGTGAAGGCCTCCTTATTCGTCTTCCCAATGACCTGGATGTTCCTCCCACAAGTGAATCTCCGGCAACGGTTGAATATCCTACTTGCATTGGTCTGGGGTTGTATCTCGTTCGTTGTTATCAGTCTTGTCAGGGCCGTCTATATGTACATACAGACCCAAGACGCAGGAGCTTTCTATTACGCTGATCTAGCGTGGTTCTTTCACCCAACCTACCTCGCTACCTATGAAGCGATGGGCTTAGTGGTGTTAGGGAGAATGCAGATGAAGAAGATCTTTGCTCTCGGTAAACCATGGATTCACCACCTAGCAGGAGCTGTTTTAATGGTCCATATCGGACTGCTTTCTTCACGTGCCGGTTATTTGTGTGCCTTATTGGCGCTTCTCCTCGTTGCACTGCAGGAGTTCAGAAGACGTCGTACCAAGATTGGATTGGTGTACATCATCAGTGGTATGGGGCTGTTGGCGCTCACCATCATGCTCACTCCAGGAAGTCAGAAACGTATTCAAGAAGTAGCCAGTTCTCAAGAACAATTGGAGCAAGCTTTCAATGAACCTGGAGAAGAGACTCAAGTAAAAGCCAAGAGCAGTTCTGGCGGCAGACTCGTAGCATGGCGTTCTTCAGTTGAAATCATGCTCAATAAGCCATTGGGAGTGGGGACTGGAGACGTGACGACAGAACTCATGAAACTTTACGAACGCGACGGAGAAGACTACGCGTTGCGCAAGCGATTGAACCCGCACAATCAGTTTCTCCAAGCAGGGGTGGCCTTTGGCTGGACTGGTTTCTTAATTCTTTGTGCCGTCTTCTTTTTCGGATTCAGACTAGCACTTCAACGACGTGATTTCCTATTCCTAAGCTTCTTACTCATTTTGGGATTAAATATGCTCTTCGAGAGCTTCCTTGAGGTGCAATCAGGAGTCGTATTCGTAGCCTTCTTCTACGGTTTCTTCGTCAAGAGCCCAGTGAAGGAAAAGTCGTCTAAAGCAAAAGAGGACCATCGCGATGATGATCCTCCATTAACAGTGTAA
- a CDS encoding GC-type dockerin domain-anchored protein yields MAIDKFWRPIGTPNWNSAFNWSPTGVPNSGDVVHFDTFDGTDCTVNTNVNVAGVILDAGYTGVVWLQGTNSFTVGANGYVQHDGTFQCADGTVTFNGPFDQQGGAFSTTLGDHYFNNTVNIAPAAPGFFNDNGGWIIFGGGNNVTLNQSYQLLNVRVQKTGGSVLTLAAGQQITINQQLELITGYVAGPGRLRLFGDGFVGSSMNSSSATLELYGTGSREFKINAFNWGQDVIEITNGANYFFRSDNSTLNILQAGDSLKILLGHAIMDHPNVYLRPNAVFMASSGQFTASSGNTYLERGWINEGSGFNANGGVFYLSAGNNATMDLTSEQVFYDLVCAKSGGANLNLTDNSKIRVSNKYTASSGYLNGSNGAVINAVDSVVINSTYVQGTCPLHFVGDQNGTFIYNSSSNLFSELRIKKDAVNDTVHFETTTSTLNIGDVSSDPIVVEQGTLAFKDYGNHVDWNVVNTTVESNGKFVAPEGTIYFNGNYTANGGSFDHNMGTVRFDNGTPRTWNGNPTTRFYNLRMEKSGGASVTIDGSDQLIVENLMTFATGYLNGPSALVACEKDVLVTNTYVQGNAPVACVGPADGVFTYNSSSNLFDLLTINKDTPSTSVSFGSTNSFLNMGDGVTDPIVIQQGTLRFENFGSHVDWDVFSTTVEPDGTFEAPAGTIYFNGNYTANGGNFEHNMGFVRFNDGSNRSWDGNSSTRFYDLRMEKSGGANVAIQGTDTLIVENLMTISSGYLNGATALLACEKDLTITNTYVQGNAPAAFIGNEASVFTYNSSSNLFDLLTINKDTPGATVSFGSTNTFLNIGDGVTDPIVVERGTLQFDNYGTYVDWDVFSITVESDGSFIAPAGTIYFNGNYTANGGHFDHNMGFVRFNDSANRSWDGNSSTRFYDLRMEKSGGANVVIQGTDSLIVENQMTISSGYLNGPNALLACEKNMTITNTYVQGDAPAAFIGDEASMLTYNSSSNLFDLLTINKDEAQDTVFFGTTNGFLNIGDASVDPILIQRGVLAFQNVGSYVDWDINSTTVEADGTFEAYSGTTYFNGHYTSNGGHFEHNMGEFRFNNSNNRNWNANGNAVFYDLIQEKSGGANVNVGNGDSIIVTNSLTMNSGYLNGNGRIDMRGDVTIGNSHVKGTLDLLFTGTNNTMNNLNTGLSFDTLEVDMGAGQLTFIDGNAGTANSGSTTARYIQRSGNVDFNTSLLTHNWKFLSTTIEDGTFTLPVDDLYVTGSLALLGGSMEGNGGRLIFSGSSNVSAQFEASPQLSYVDFTKSGGAAVTLSGAAPMVVNEILQFLTGYVYDSEIVALGDVNLGNSLNIVSSQVSFNGTTDQNFDLNNSPNKLEGFIEIDKASGNVVLQSNLTIEDNFAQLVLTNGNITMADPSYRVIFGNAVDTGWSGGGNNSFIDGIARKQGTGTLELPIGDNGFWGMITITGVNTTSEYYDAEFHHVDPASAGLVGTLDTGLDHISSCEYWSTTHVGTFSPSVGLSFYEDRCGPINAPADLRVARFESGTWVNEGYSFHDSDEVFASNVDPIMGAFTLASATPSNPMDGSGAAGCPEDFNGDGVVAAADLLELLSQFGCMGSCSADLNGDGQVAAADLLQFLSAFGSSCN; encoded by the coding sequence ATGGCGATAGATAAATTTTGGAGACCTATTGGTACACCTAACTGGAACAGTGCATTTAACTGGTCCCCTACCGGAGTTCCGAACAGCGGTGACGTTGTTCACTTTGACACCTTCGATGGAACCGATTGTACCGTGAATACGAACGTCAACGTAGCCGGAGTCATTCTTGATGCTGGTTATACAGGTGTTGTCTGGCTACAGGGAACAAATTCATTCACCGTAGGAGCCAACGGTTATGTCCAGCACGACGGAACCTTTCAATGTGCCGATGGAACCGTCACCTTCAACGGACCATTCGACCAACAAGGTGGAGCCTTTAGCACTACCCTTGGTGATCATTATTTCAATAACACCGTCAACATTGCCCCTGCTGCACCAGGTTTCTTCAATGATAATGGCGGTTGGATCATCTTCGGAGGTGGGAACAACGTCACACTGAATCAAAGTTATCAGTTGCTGAATGTGCGGGTGCAAAAAACCGGAGGCTCTGTGCTGACTCTAGCAGCTGGACAACAAATCACCATCAACCAACAATTGGAATTAATCACCGGATATGTTGCTGGGCCTGGAAGACTGCGCCTCTTCGGAGACGGCTTTGTAGGATCGAGCATGAACAGTTCTTCAGCTACCCTTGAGTTGTATGGTACTGGTTCGCGTGAGTTCAAAATCAACGCATTTAACTGGGGTCAAGACGTCATCGAGATTACTAATGGAGCGAACTACTTTTTCCGCTCTGACAACTCTACCCTCAACATCTTGCAGGCCGGGGATTCATTGAAGATCCTTCTCGGACATGCCATCATGGATCACCCGAATGTCTATCTAAGACCAAATGCCGTATTCATGGCCTCTAGCGGTCAATTCACCGCAAGTAGTGGCAACACCTACCTTGAGCGTGGATGGATCAATGAAGGTTCTGGTTTCAATGCTAACGGAGGGGTATTCTATTTGAGCGCAGGCAATAATGCCACGATGGACCTCACTTCAGAACAGGTTTTCTATGATCTCGTTTGTGCTAAATCAGGAGGGGCTAATCTCAATCTGACAGATAACTCAAAAATTCGTGTAAGCAACAAATACACGGCCTCTTCAGGCTACTTGAATGGTAGCAATGGTGCTGTGATCAACGCTGTTGACAGTGTGGTCATCAACTCCACTTACGTTCAAGGAACATGTCCGCTTCACTTCGTTGGAGATCAAAACGGAACCTTCATCTACAACAGCTCATCGAATCTATTCTCTGAACTGCGTATTAAGAAAGACGCCGTAAACGATACGGTGCATTTTGAAACGACTACGTCTACATTAAATATCGGTGACGTTTCGTCTGACCCGATTGTGGTTGAACAAGGAACGCTCGCCTTCAAAGATTATGGGAATCATGTTGATTGGAACGTGGTGAACACTACCGTGGAATCAAACGGGAAATTCGTGGCTCCAGAGGGTACGATCTACTTCAATGGTAACTATACCGCCAACGGAGGAAGTTTCGATCACAACATGGGTACTGTGCGATTTGACAACGGTACCCCAAGAACCTGGAATGGCAACCCGACCACGCGGTTCTATAATCTCCGAATGGAGAAATCAGGCGGTGCTTCTGTCACCATTGATGGTTCAGATCAATTGATTGTCGAGAATCTCATGACTTTTGCGACGGGATATCTCAACGGTCCTTCAGCACTTGTGGCCTGCGAAAAAGACGTATTGGTCACCAATACTTATGTCCAAGGAAATGCGCCAGTGGCTTGTGTTGGTCCGGCGGATGGTGTTTTCACATACAATAGCTCTTCGAACCTCTTCGACTTACTCACGATCAACAAAGACACCCCTTCCACGAGTGTTTCATTTGGCTCTACCAATTCCTTCTTGAACATGGGTGATGGTGTTACCGACCCTATTGTGATTCAACAAGGTACCCTGCGCTTTGAAAATTTTGGAAGCCATGTGGATTGGGATGTTTTCTCCACTACCGTGGAACCGGATGGAACCTTTGAGGCGCCAGCGGGCACCATCTACTTCAATGGTAACTATACCGCTAATGGCGGAAACTTTGAGCACAACATGGGCTTTGTCCGCTTCAATGATGGATCCAACCGCTCTTGGGATGGCAATTCTTCTACTCGCTTCTATGATCTGCGTATGGAAAAGAGCGGTGGTGCGAATGTGGCTATACAAGGCACTGATACGCTTATCGTAGAAAATCTGATGACCATTAGCTCTGGATACCTTAACGGTGCGACTGCCCTACTCGCTTGCGAAAAAGACCTAACGATCACCAATACCTACGTCCAAGGAAATGCTCCTGCGGCCTTCATAGGTAATGAAGCAAGTGTATTCACCTACAATAGCTCATCAAATCTTTTCGATCTGCTCACCATCAATAAAGACACGCCAGGAGCAACGGTTAGCTTCGGTTCTACCAATACCTTCTTGAATATTGGTGATGGGGTAACCGATCCGATTGTTGTTGAACGTGGAACGCTTCAATTTGACAACTACGGTACTTACGTCGATTGGGATGTTTTTTCCATTACCGTGGAATCAGATGGTAGCTTTATCGCTCCAGCTGGTACGATTTACTTCAACGGAAACTACACCGCGAACGGAGGCCACTTCGATCACAACATGGGTTTTGTCCGTTTCAACGATAGTGCAAACCGCTCTTGGGATGGAAACTCTTCTACCCGCTTCTACGATCTCCGAATGGAAAAGAGTGGTGGTGCCAATGTGGTTATTCAAGGCACTGACTCTCTTATCGTAGAAAACCAGATGACCATAAGTTCTGGTTACCTCAACGGACCAAATGCGTTGTTGGCATGTGAAAAGAACATGACCATCACAAACACTTATGTGCAAGGTGACGCACCAGCGGCGTTCATTGGTGATGAGGCGAGCATGCTCACCTACAACAGTTCATCGAATCTATTTGACTTGTTGACCATTAACAAAGACGAAGCACAAGACACCGTTTTCTTCGGAACGACAAATGGCTTCCTCAACATCGGTGACGCAAGCGTGGATCCCATCTTGATTCAGCGAGGAGTGCTCGCATTCCAAAACGTAGGAAGCTACGTTGATTGGGACATCAATTCCACTACCGTAGAGGCAGATGGAACATTTGAAGCGTATTCAGGAACGACTTATTTCAACGGTCACTACACTTCAAATGGAGGACACTTTGAACACAATATGGGTGAGTTCCGCTTTAATAACAGTAACAACCGAAACTGGAACGCCAATGGTAATGCAGTCTTCTACGATCTGATTCAAGAGAAATCTGGAGGAGCCAACGTCAACGTAGGCAACGGTGATTCAATTATCGTGACCAACTCTCTCACGATGAATTCAGGCTACTTGAATGGTAATGGCCGTATAGATATGCGGGGTGATGTGACAATCGGAAACTCTCATGTGAAAGGAACCCTTGATCTTCTATTCACTGGTACAAACAACACCATGAATAACCTCAACACCGGGTTGAGCTTCGACACCTTGGAAGTTGACATGGGGGCTGGTCAATTAACCTTTATCGATGGTAACGCTGGAACAGCAAATAGCGGAAGCACTACGGCACGTTACATCCAGCGAAGCGGAAATGTTGATTTCAACACCTCTCTCCTCACCCACAACTGGAAATTCCTCTCAACGACAATAGAAGACGGAACCTTCACTCTTCCAGTAGATGATCTCTACGTTACAGGTTCTCTGGCCTTGCTTGGAGGTAGTATGGAAGGAAATGGTGGTCGTTTGATCTTCAGTGGAAGTTCTAATGTGTCTGCTCAATTTGAAGCATCTCCTCAACTGTCATATGTCGACTTCACCAAATCAGGCGGTGCCGCGGTCACATTGAGTGGAGCCGCTCCAATGGTAGTCAACGAGATTCTGCAGTTCCTCACCGGTTATGTATACGACAGCGAAATCGTGGCTCTTGGTGACGTTAACTTGGGTAACTCACTCAACATTGTCAGCAGCCAGGTGAGCTTTAACGGCACCACCGATCAAAACTTTGATCTGAACAACTCTCCGAATAAACTGGAAGGATTCATCGAAATCGACAAGGCTTCAGGAAACGTTGTCCTTCAGTCAAACCTGACCATTGAAGACAACTTCGCTCAATTGGTGTTGACCAATGGAAACATTACCATGGCTGATCCAAGTTACCGTGTCATCTTCGGTAATGCCGTAGACACGGGCTGGTCCGGTGGTGGAAACAATAGTTTCATTGACGGTATTGCTCGTAAGCAAGGAACCGGAACTCTTGAACTCCCTATTGGCGACAACGGATTCTGGGGGATGATCACTATCACCGGTGTGAACACGACGTCAGAATACTACGATGCGGAATTCCATCATGTGGATCCTGCCTCCGCTGGTTTGGTTGGAACACTCGACACTGGTCTAGATCACATTTCATCATGCGAGTACTGGTCAACAACACACGTGGGCACTTTCAGTCCTTCTGTGGGCCTCAGCTTCTACGAAGATCGCTGTGGACCAATTAATGCTCCAGCAGACTTACGTGTAGCGCGTTTTGAATCTGGAACTTGGGTTAATGAGGGCTATAGCTTTCACGACTCCGACGAGGTGTTTGCGAGCAATGTAGACCCGATCATGGGAGCCTTTACCCTTGCTAGTGCTACTCCTTCTAACCCAATGGACGGAAGCGGAGCGGCTGGTTGTCCAGAAGATTTCAATGGCGACGGCGTGGTAGCTGCGGCAGACTTATTGGAACTCCTCTCTCAATTTGGATGTATGGGCTCCTGCTCTGCGGATCTCAATGGCGACGGCCAAGTGGCCGCTGCCGACCTACTTCAATTCTTATCTGCTTTTGGAAGCAGCTGCAACTAA
- a CDS encoding glycosyltransferase family 2 protein, whose protein sequence is MGSSVAIVIPCLNEKAYIGRCIESILNQDYAVGSIDVFIADGMSDDGTREIISSYSKEHPNVHLVDNPIKHTPVALNLGIKASTSDVVIILGAHAELYENFVSKNIEALEAHPDAGCVGGVIENVNENETAAIIGRAMASPFGVGNARFRTGGKAAYVDTVAFGAYRKEIFEQIGLFDEELVRNQDDEFNYRLTSSGAKVWFDPKIRSKYYVRSSYSKLFKQYRQYGYWKVYVNKKHGAVTSVRQLIPFFFVAFLVVGGLLSIFFPLARNAFGLGLVLWFIGAMIGALWAQSRSAQIGGVIASFFLLHVGYGLGYAKGILDFLILGRKPARSGYRTTR, encoded by the coding sequence ATGGGAAGCTCTGTTGCTATTGTGATTCCGTGCCTCAATGAAAAAGCCTACATCGGCCGATGCATTGAGTCTATCCTCAACCAAGATTATGCGGTGGGGAGTATCGATGTATTCATCGCAGATGGAATGAGCGATGATGGTACGCGAGAAATCATCAGTTCATACAGCAAAGAGCATCCGAATGTCCATCTCGTTGACAACCCTATCAAACACACGCCCGTGGCGTTGAATCTGGGTATAAAAGCTTCGACAAGCGATGTGGTGATTATCCTTGGCGCTCACGCGGAATTGTATGAGAACTTTGTTTCGAAGAACATCGAAGCTCTTGAAGCACACCCTGATGCTGGATGTGTTGGCGGTGTCATTGAGAACGTCAACGAAAATGAAACGGCTGCAATTATTGGTCGGGCCATGGCTTCCCCTTTTGGGGTTGGTAACGCGCGATTCCGAACAGGAGGGAAAGCAGCTTACGTTGATACGGTGGCCTTTGGCGCCTATCGAAAAGAGATCTTCGAGCAAATTGGTTTATTCGATGAAGAGCTGGTACGTAACCAAGATGATGAGTTCAACTACCGCCTGACTTCTTCTGGCGCTAAGGTGTGGTTTGATCCCAAGATTCGTTCGAAGTACTACGTTCGAAGCAGCTATTCAAAGCTCTTTAAACAGTACCGTCAATATGGCTACTGGAAGGTCTATGTAAACAAAAAACACGGTGCTGTTACCAGCGTTCGTCAGTTGATTCCGTTCTTTTTTGTGGCTTTTTTGGTGGTAGGTGGTTTGCTCTCTATTTTCTTCCCGCTAGCGCGGAACGCCTTCGGCTTAGGCCTGGTGTTATGGTTCATTGGAGCGATGATTGGAGCACTTTGGGCACAGTCAAGATCAGCACAAATTGGAGGGGTGATCGCATCTTTTTTCCTTTTACACGTTGGTTATGGGCTAGGATATGCGAAGGGAATACTTGATTTCCTAATTTTAGGAAGGAAGCCTGCGCGATCTGGATACCGCACAACTCGCTGA
- a CDS encoding DinB family protein, whose amino-acid sequence MKDQIKQRWSGMEMQKTQFLSNLEGWSEEELHWAPEGEWNAIQIADHIMTSEYGTLGYLMKKTQAPASDIPVAGSDSAEGSSGLNEALKSDKQWKAPPVLPDPKDEMNFNEMAGKWSHIRGKMRSFLDELNEDYYDKQIFRHPFAGRMNLEQTLGFLEHHIEHHVHQLNRLKERM is encoded by the coding sequence ATGAAAGATCAGATCAAACAACGTTGGAGCGGAATGGAAATGCAGAAAACGCAATTCCTTTCAAACCTAGAAGGCTGGAGTGAAGAAGAATTGCATTGGGCACCGGAAGGGGAGTGGAATGCCATTCAGATTGCTGATCACATCATGACCAGCGAATACGGAACGTTAGGCTACTTGATGAAAAAGACACAAGCTCCTGCCTCTGACATTCCCGTGGCCGGAAGCGATTCTGCTGAAGGTTCATCCGGACTAAATGAAGCATTGAAATCAGACAAGCAGTGGAAGGCACCGCCCGTGCTCCCTGATCCAAAAGATGAAATGAACTTCAATGAAATGGCCGGCAAGTGGAGCCACATCCGAGGTAAAATGCGCAGCTTCCTAGATGAGCTCAACGAAGATTACTACGACAAACAAATCTTCCGCCATCCCTTCGCCGGAAGAATGAACTTGGAACAGACGTTAGGCTTTCTAGAGCATCATATCGAGCATCACGTTCATCAGCTCAACAGACTGAAAGAGCGGATGTGA